One genomic window of Peromyscus maniculatus bairdii isolate BWxNUB_F1_BW_parent chromosome 2, HU_Pman_BW_mat_3.1, whole genome shotgun sequence includes the following:
- the Trim32 gene encoding E3 ubiquitin-protein ligase TRIM32 has protein sequence MAAAAAASHLNLDALREVLECPICMESFTEEQLRPKLLHCGHTICRQCLEKLLASSINGVRCPFCSKITRITSLTQLTDNLTVLKIIDTAGLSEAVGLLMCRACGRRLPRQFCRSCGLVLCEPCREADHQPPGHCTLPVKEAAEERRRDFGEKLTRLRELMGELQRRKVALEGVSRDLQARYKAVLQEYGHEERRVQEELARSRKFFTGSLAEVEKSNSQVVEEQSYLLNIAEVQAVSRCDYFLAKIKQADVALLEETADEEEPELTASLPRELTLQDVELLKVGHVGPLQIGQAVKKPRTVNMDDSWAVEEASASAASASVTFREMDMSPEEVVPSPRASPAKQRSSEATSSIQQCLFLKKMGAKGSTPGMFNLPVSLYVTSQSEVLVADRGNYRIQVFNRKGFLKEIRRSPSGIDSFVLSFLGADLPNLTPLSVAMNCHGLIGVTDSYDNSLKVYTLDGHCVACHRSQLSKPWGITALPSGQFVVTDVEGGKLWCFTVDRGAGVVKYSCLCSAVRPKFVTCDAEGTVYFTQGLGLNVENRQNEHHLEGGFSIGSVGPDGQLGRQISHFFSENEDFRCIAGMCVDARGDLIVADSSRKEILHFPKGGGYSVLIREGLTCPVGIALTPKGQLLVLDCWDHCVKIYSYHLRRYSTP, from the coding sequence ATGGCTGCCGCTGCTGCAGCTTCTCACCTGAACCTGGATGCCCTCCGGGAAGTGCTGGAATGCCCCATCTGCATGGAGTCCTTCACTGAAGAGCAGCTGCGGCCCAAGCTGCTGCACTGTGGCCACACTATCTGCCGCCAGTGTCTGGAGAAGCTCCTGGCCAGTAGCATCAATGGTGTCCGCTGTCCCTTTTGCAGCAAGATTACTCGCATCACCAGCCTGACCCAGCTGACAGACAACCTGACCGTGCTGAAGATCATCGACACAGCTGGGCTCAGTGAGGCCGTCGGGCTGCTCATGTGCCGGGCTTGTGGCCGGCGGCTGCCTCGACAGTTCTGCAGAAGCTGTGGGTTGGTGTTGTGTGAACCCTGCCGGGAGGCAGATCACCAACCTCCCGGCCACTGTACACTCCCTGTCAAGGAGGCAGCTGAGGAACGGCGGAGGGACTTCGGGGAGAAGTTGACGCGCCTAAGGGAACTTATGGGAGAGCTGCAGAGGCGGAAGGTGGCCTTGGAGGGTGTCTCCAGGGACCTGCAGGCAAGATATAAGGCTGTTCTTCAAGAGTATGGCCACGAAGAGCGCCGGGTCCAGGAAGAGCTAGCCCGCTCCCGGAAGTTCTTCACAGGTTCTTTGGCTGAGGTTGAGAAGTCCAACAGCCAAGTGGTAGAGGAACAGAGCTACCTACTCAACATCGCAGAGGTGCAGGCCGTGTCTCGCTGTGACTACTTTCTCGCCAAGATCAAGCAGGCTGATGTAGCACTACTGGAGGAGACAGCAGATGAGGAGGAGCCAGAGCTCACTGCCAGCCTACCCCGGGAGCTTACCCTGCAAGACGTGGAGCTCCTTAAAGTAGGCCACGTTGGTCCTCTTCAAATCGGGCAGGCTGTGAAGAAGCCCCGGACAGTGAACATGGATGATTCCTGGGCAGTGGAGGAGGCATCAGcgtctgctgcctcagcctccgttACCTTTAGAGAAATGGACATGAGCCCTGAGGAAGTGGTTCCCAGCCCCAGGGCTTCACCCGCGAAACAGCGGAGTTCCGAGGCAACCTCCAGTATCCAGCAGTGTCTCTTTCTCAAGAAGATGGGGGCAAAAGGCAGCACGCCAGGTATGTTCAATCTGCCAGTCAGTCTCTACGTGACCAGTCAGAGTGAGGTGCTGGTTGCTGACCGCGGCAACTATCGTATCCAAGTGTTCAACCGCAAAGGCTTTTTGAAGGAGATCCGCCGCAGCCCCAGTGGCATTGACAGCTTCGTGCTCAGCTTCCTTGGAGCTGATTTGCCCAATCTCACCCCTCTTTCAGTAGCCATGAACTGCCACGGGCTGATTGGTGTGACTGACAGCTATGACAACTCCCTTAAAGTCTATACCTTGGATGGCCACTGTGTGGCCTGTCACAGGAGccagctgagcaaaccatggggcaTCACAGCCTTACCATCTGGCCAGTTTGTGGTTACTGACGTGGAAGGTGGGAAGCTTTGGTGTTTCACTGTGGACCGAGGAGCAGGAGTAGTCAAATACagctgcctctgcagtgctgtgaGGCCCAAATTTGTCACTTGTGATGCTGAAGGCACAGTCTATTTCACCCAAGGCTTGGGTCTCAATGTGGAAAACCGACAGAATGAACACCACCTGGAGGGTGGCTTCTCCATCGGCTCCGTGGGCCCCGACGGGCAGCTGGGCAGGCAGATCAGCCACTTCTTCTCCGAAAATGAGGATTTCCGCTGCATCgctggcatgtgtgtggatgctcgGGGTGACCTCATTGTGGCTGATAGCAGCCGCAAGGAAATTCTCCATTTTCCCAAGGGTGGGGGCTACAGCGTCCTTATTCGAGAGGGTCTTACCTGTCCAGTGGGCATCGCCCTCACACCTAAGGGGCAACTGTTGGTCTTGGACTGTTGGGATCACTGCGTCAAGATCTACAGCTACCATCTGAGAAGATACTCCACCCCTTAA